In Molothrus ater isolate BHLD 08-10-18 breed brown headed cowbird chromosome 14, BPBGC_Mater_1.1, whole genome shotgun sequence, the genomic stretch CTGGCAAGAGCTGATAAATGCAGGCTAATGAATCTTCAAACTCGAGCatttggagctgctggctcagtgCTGCCACATGCAGAACAGGACCAGGACATCCAATTGTCAGCTGAAAGCCCAAGAGGTAAAATACAAACTCATCCattgcagcactgcagtgagAGGAGGGATTTAACCATGCCTGGCTTGGTCTTACAGAGTCACCTTGGCTGTGGGaatgctgtggctgctgtctggCTCAGAAGAACAAACCCTAAACAGCCCAAGAACAGTAGAGGATGTTGTGGACACTGGTGATGTGTGCAAAATCCAGAGCCAGATCTTTGGGAAAAGCCTTTCAGGACCAACAGTATCAGTCCTGACAGTTCCTTCCCCATCTCAGCTGTTAAATATCATCCTCAGCCTGGTCATGATACAAGATAACTACAAAGACAGAGGCAACAGCATCAACACACAAAAAGCAGGAGCTTTGTCCGCTTCTGTGGCACTGTCATTTCTTTAACACAGTTCCCTGTTGCCTACTGTAGCTATTCTTCCTTCTAAAAAGCAGGGAAACAGGAAATACACCACTCACTGTAgacaattattaaaaaaacccaccccaaccccccccaaaaaataccaaaacacaaacagaaaacaatgttaaagaaaatatcagATAAGGGGAGCAAACCTCCTTAACATAAATGAGTTCTCAGAGTTGTGAAGACAATCTCTGCTTTTCCTATACTTTCTGCATGTATCACCAGCAATGTGGATCCCCAGCTTTATATGAAGAAGCAGAACATTTGGCAAGGTTCCTCTGGAAGGAGCTTAGACACTTAACAGCCCACATAAGATGAAAACCTATTCAGAGAGGAACACACATGTCCTGACATTAAAGAGAAATACTGCCCTCATCTGTCTCCCAgtgacagattttattttcctgcctcGTATGCCTAAGCCATTCATCACTTCCAGCATGAAAAGGTGACTCTGTTGTTGCAACCAGCTCCAAAGTCCGTGCTTGGACTCAAGCTATTAAGCAATGCTCCTGTTGGTAAATGGAATCAATATGACCATGTTGCTGCAACAGAGTTTAAATGTAGAAATTTCTCAATTCTCTACACTGAAGACAATGTCTAGgctcagaagaagaaaatagttTGTAGATTGTTTATAAAACTAATCAAAGTCTGCACGTCCAAAGTTGAGTGTGCAGTTTCACAACATCTTAATGGCAGGAGCACCATCCCAGATCATCCAGCACAAGCAGCCAGGTCTCATTTTATGACAACAAACTGACtctctggcagctcagggcaggggtcTACTATCAACCACAGAGTGTGGATTTCAGGATTCCCCCAGCAGCACGATCAGCTCTCACCTAGACCAAGCCTGGAGGTGGCCACAGGTGTGGCACAGCCACAAGCTTTGTCCAGCCTGGAAGGCAGGTGATGGAAAAAAGGCTGGATGCTTCCTGCCCCATAGCTCCACACTAACATCTTGTGTCCCCACCTGAGGCAGACAGACTGGCTAAAGCTTGCCAGAAACATTTTGATCTATACAGAAATGCTCATGGgaacttttgggtttttttaaaacaaccctgaaattaattttgtttctaattGCTATCTAGTTTCCTGGACAAAAATTTTCAACAGTCCTTCCAAACTGATTTTCATGGAAACATCAATCCCAAATGATCTTTCCCAAGATCACAGAAGAAGCAGTGCactcagggctgcccagccTCAGGCCCTCCAGCTGAACCAGGGCTCCCTCCAGTGACTCTCCCTCACAGCAGATTTTCCCAGGTCACCATCTCCAGAGTCTGGTTAATGTCTCAGCAATCAGTCTCTCACTACAGCCTTTTTGCCTGACACCTTAATTTGATCTGTCATTTCACAGCCCTGTAGCTCTATCTGAACAGGTGGAATATGACAGATTCCTCTCATTATTTTAGTCTTTGTCAAACACTGTTATTAATTCACCATAATCTACACGCTTCTGGATTTTCCCATAAGCATTCTCCTTTCTCTCATCAACAGCTGCATTTTAACACTCTGTGATTCCTTCCCACATTGCCATCTGCcttcccagcctgtcctgggtgTACAACGTGGGTTTGCTTCATTGGGGTCTTACCTGGAGGTTCCTCTTCTGCCTTTGAAGTACTTCAACAACACTCAGGAAAGTAAAACTAAGAACCAAAATTCCTGGTGGTCATCTGCTTGTGTTTAATCATTCTGGCCACAGAACACCTAGGGAAATTCCATGTGTCTTCATGCTGCCAGTATTTCACTAGCATGTATGTGTAGCTACAAGCTGCCTTGCAGGCATCCAGGGTAGGTGGTAGAGGTGAACATGAACTCTGCTTTCTTGAAAACACCACAATTCATCTTTTAAAGGGAAATACTTTGATTAACACTGGTGAAGGGGGATCTGCCATCATTGGTGCTTGCTGCTGGTTTCACCCTGTGGAACTCAGGCTGCCCATAGCAAAGCCAGTCATGGTTtccatacttttttttaattatagtaAGAAACTCTGCCAAGAAGTTCTACTTTCCTGATTGcttgaaggaaaataatgaaagtcTAGAACTCAAGAGATTGTGCAATTAAGGGAGATGTCCAGATGAAACTACACCCAAACTCTGTTGAATGTGAATCTGATTGTGTCTGGCAGAGGACACAGGAGAAAATTCAATGCATTTCTCTTGGGAACaatgttctttttcttgtaaatgAGTTAAAGGTTGCAGATATGAATCTTAGAGCTTGAGGTCTACTCCAGTgagccctgtgtgcagcagcagcagcagcagaggtttcTTGCAGGGCAGTAGATGGCTGGTATGAGCCTTCAGCATCTCCTTTGCAAAAAATTTCCTGAATCCTTTCTGAAGCTGTTTTGTCCAATGTCCTTTCCCACCCCCTCATTGCCCTCACTCATTACTTCACTaacctccctctccttccccgagtctgtcccttcccaggtgggagctgctgtcagctccagcagaTGGAGCCTGCTCTCAGCCTCTCCAGGCTACTGACAGCTCTCTTTTCTGGCTGAACAATGATCTTGGAGCAGCTGGAGTGCAGGAAAAGGCTCCTCTTCACCAGCTTCTAGTACAGGCTCCAGTCCTACAGTCCTTTGTATAAATTCCCATTTAATtactttctgtattttctgaggCCACTCCAAAACAAGGCTATTGCACTTTCTAAGACAAGACTTCCTGGAGGTTGAATCTTTCCAGTTCAAGCTCTCAAAGGCTTAGGATCATAGAAGCTTTTGCGGCCACCAACTCcacacacaaaattaaaagttttagGTCCAAACccattaaaaacagaaaatcacattttattcGCCAGTTCCAAAATCATTAAAAACAGGGGGGAAATCACATTTTGTTCACCATAAAGTGTTGatttgtcacaaaaaaaaaagaaaaaaaaaccacacaaccATAACCCCACCCCCCCCACATATAAAACATACCAAAGGTATGCTGCTTGAGCAAGAAAGCCACTATCCACACTCCTTCATGTCCAGAAAAAGTGACAAAGCCCTGAGAGGAAGTGACAGCTGAACACCCTGCTGCTTTGCTCCCAAGGAACCATTATCACAGTGAGAGATGTTCCTCAGCACACCAAATGTATTCATTCTTtcctcagtatttttttccccctttaccTGGATTCACTTGTAATACAAATGAAATCGGCTTCTCTTCACACAAACCCTTCCTGCCTATGTAGATGCTCAAGTCTGTGTTCCTAAATACATTACAAACttcataatttttcattcatttcattatttcacCAAATTTTGGAATACCAGCACTACAAGGTAGTTGTAACCTTGACTTTAAGTTCTGCTTCTTTGAGCCCTACCATAACACTGTttgaatcttttaaaaaaagcactttGGGTCTCCTTTGGAAGGGAAAACCCAAATCTGagtgaaagaagcagaaaacaaccTGATGGGTAAAGCATTGATGAAAATAGGAGAGCAGACAAACCAGAATTCAATGGTTACTCTTTCATTCTGCAGAGCCTAATGACAGAATATGGAAACATGAGGTTTTTGAATTAAAGACAGATGAGGGCGGAGCACAGGGCATGACAGAAGATAGCTCTGTAGGCATCCCAAGGGAAATAATGAGAAATAGAAAGCAGCCTGCTTTTCACCATGTTTAAACCTTTTTTCCTGCAATGGCAATTTTTTGCCACTCAGTGTTTGTATagacaacacacacacacatgttgATCATACTCAACACCAAATCCTGAGCAGCCTCTCAGTACACTGAGCAAAGCTTAGACAGAGAAGAATTATCCATGTTCCCTGAGCtccagtgccaggcagcagcacacccATTCCCCTCTGCTGACTGCACACCCCTGgggtggcagagcacagcagaaggcagcagctgcacctcagggcacacacacacacacacacacacacacagagcacctttgggctccagctgggagcaccagAATGTCTTTACTCTCCCCCACACTTGTatctgcagcccagctggatACCAGCTGGATGGAGTTAAGCATGCCCCgtccagcagcctggggagcctgCAATGGATTATCCTGCCCTCTCAACCTACACACCTGGTGAGATCTCAGAGCCTAATTGATGTCTTCCTCCCCAAAGActaaaacactaaaaataaataatacaacTCGCTTTCATTTGGGGGCTGGATATTAAAGAGGCAGGGCTGTTgatttgcctttcttttttttttttttttttttttgcgtcGTACCTTTCCAATATTAAAAGATAAAACCCAAATATATATACTAAAAAACAGTCATCCAAACAGCCATCTCAGCGTCGCTTGTACACGATGGCAGACACAGTGGGAATCTCGTGCTCCTTGTTCTTGGGGTCTGCCATGTGGCTGTACCGCTCTCCCCGGTGACGCTCCAGGTAGGGGCCCCAGTTTGCTGTAGGCCGGCAGCAGCTGACAAGGCGctgcaaagcaaaaccaagagGCATTTAATGTCTTCCTTCAGTCCAGGCTGCTTCTAAAATTCAGCAAAATTATAGCTCTAGACATGCACTGCAACTCAACAAATGGCGAATCACCGAAGTTGTTTAAAATCGTCCTGAATATCTTTGGGGTTGGTGGGTTCTGGACACTGAGGTCAAAGAACAGGGAAAGCTGTGACCGACACAACTGTTTGGGAAAGCTTGCCAAGAGCAGAACTTCTCAGATCTGTCACTTGCTTTGGTGAGGAACAGGAGGCAAAACTCCAGAAAATTATATGGGGATAGAAAGCAATAGAAATTCTTCCAAGAATTTAAAGAAGCTGGAATAGCAACAGAACTGATGAAAAATCTCTCTCAAATGGTGTATGTGCACTCCCAAAGAATTAGACTTTATCTTTTTATCAGAACATGGTAGGGTAGATGCACCTTTGATGCAACTACCAGAGATAATGCTTTGGTCTAAAAatccatttgaaaaaaatgtctAAGTAGTAgatgctttggagaaaaaagCACAGGTGGTCCTGATAATACCAAAGAAATTCAGATTTGAGGCTAtatcagtggggttttttgccctTACCTCAAGAAAGTTTCCTTCAGCTTTAAGTATTTTTACAATAGCAACAATAGGAATCCAGATGACGCTGCAGATGATCATGCACCAGCCAAGAATGTTTCCCCAGGCTGGGTATACCACTGAGCCATAAGTGGGATTTGAAAATGTGGTCAAGGACCAGACCAAAACAGCCtagaaaaaatggcaaaaacaACAAGAGAAAGGCAGGTTTACAACAACATTGAATTTGCACTGCTTCCAAGTTGGTTTAATAAAAAGAAGGGTTGTCTACAAGTTCTGCACAGTTCCCTCTTGTTTCCTGAGTATGAGAACAGTTGTGCAGGATTTGGTGTTCAGTCATCACCAAACAGCAAGACTGAAGGCCAGGACTGAAAAATGACACCAGTGCTGAGATGCACTAAGTATATTTGTGTTTAAACATAACTTGATCTCTGGGTTCTCTTTAAATCTTATGTTGGATAATATATGCATTGCTGGCTGAGCCCAGTACCCTTCTCTGCATGTTTTATGCATTCCTGTATTCCATTATTTACAGGAATACAGGAAAGAATCTAAGATTAGAAATTGGCAAATATTGCTTCAGAAATCGGATAGTTTTAAGCAGCATTTTCTAAACTATAGTCTGGGCAGATTACAGGTAATGTACTGGCCAGAGTGACTTGCCACTGTTCCTGGATTGGGAATGCTAATAAATTCTGTCATAGTAACATAATCCAACCATCTGCACTCACAATTGGAAGTACAGGTttaacaaaaaccaaacattcAACAGGACATTTAAAGGTCTCAGTTAGACAGGAGAACAGCAGAACATCTGACCCAAAAATGGGATTTCCCTCAAAAGGTTTTCAAACCAATCTCAGTCTAAAATTAAGATAATCCAGCTGCCAAGGCAGAGGATCTAGTTGCCCTGTGTTAGTCCTTGGGAGCGGAGACCCAGCTCTCTAGTTACTGATCTCaagccacagcctctcctggAGGGAATCAAAGGAGGAGGGAATGTATCAGAAAGCAGAGACAGCCCATAGTTCATTTCACTGGCACAGCTATGCCCCATCTTTATACACAGAGCCTGGGCAGTCTGCCCTGAATCTTCACAAAGAAACCTCTTCAATATTAAGTTACTAAATTCCATCCCACTAACACAATCCAGTCATGTGCACTCACTATTAACAGCACAGGAGTGATGAAAAACCAGCATATTTTCCACCACAGCCAGAATGAATTGCTCTTCTTTCCAATCATCATTTCAATGTCTTCAATGAacctttttcctcctgttgGAAGAAAATCATGGGACTCACTGTAAAGCAGGTACCTCCCTTGCAGTTGGGGTTACTCAAAAGTGatcaaagaaaagcaataatCAAGGACAGTTTCTCCAGTTCTgcattaaacttttttttaatcatattaTTATTCAGATGGTTAACTTATAAATTCTTTATTGTAATAATTAGTATTTTAtatccctggcactgctcaaggccaggctggatggggctttgagaaaCGTGGTCTattggaaggtgtccctgcccatgacaggggcTTGAAACAGGATGATTTTTCAAATTccttccaccccaaaaccaTACTGTGACTCTATGATATACACTGCTCCTGGGATTGCTTAGtttaattaatgtattttcaatGGAAATAATTTACCGTAAATGTAGACAATGCCTATTATCTCCAGGGCACCTGAAATGAGGAGTCCCCATCCAGCACAGAAGTGATCTATTAGGTTAACCCAGTAAattcctgcctgcaggacaAACATTAGAGGTTAAAATTTGAGTAGTAACATCCAAATAAGATGCATTTGTTCAAGACAATTTAACTAATCATGACTCTGAGTTTTTAAGTTCACAGTTCTCCAGGTCAAGTACAGATTTgtgaatattattttctttaaatcctCTATGTAAAGTTGAAAAGCACATCTAACAAAATACTATAGACGCTAAAACCAAGATCTATGCATATATAGAACATATATAAACAGCTGAGAGCAAGATTTAAATTTGGAGCTTACAGGAATAAATTTGGGGCTGAAGTTTTTATACTGAACTACAGCAACAGCTACACCAGTTATCAGTTCTGGGAGGCTTCAGTCTTCCTACATGCCTGACTTCTCCATGGGGTTAACCACAGCTTTGAACACCAGCATGCAATAGCAggatcccagagcaggaggcaaTCTCTGAGCCATTCCACACTCTTGTGATTGAGTCCCTTGCAAGCTTCCCCACCACCCTGTTTATGACTTACGTACTTGCTTGACCATACAAATGTCTACTCACCACAATTACCTCCTTCACATTCTCAGTCTAATTACACACATAAATCTGCATTTCTAGATGGAGTAATAGCAGTGAACCTTTATACCCTTAAAAGCAATTGCCTCAAGAAATTTTACACAGTATACTTGAAATTCCTTTTCTGTATATCTATTTATATAACTATACACATGCAGGAGAAGTAACCATGCAATCTACAAATGCTCATGAGCTAATGGGTTTTTATTACACGGATAGGCCATTCCTTAATTCCTGTCCTCCCTGGTAGTGAGTTCTGAACAAAAAGATCCCATCAGCATTTATTAGCAGTACCCACTGTGCTGTGGACACGTTCTATGCGTGTACTTGTGATTACACAAACAAATTCCTGAACTGAGGAACCATAAATCAGGCTGATCATTCACAGGCTCTGTAAAAGCCTTCTATTTAAAAGCATGTCTCAGTTCAATAATCATAGAAAACCTTAGGTTTTTCAAGCTTTCCCTGGGAATTGCTTGCTTGTGTGTTCAGGCACACTGTCAAAATTCAAGGGTCTCTAAGACTTATCCACAAAGACAGCAACAGTTGCAAAGGGTATTTTGATTTGAGTTTATCACTTGCAGCATAACTAAACTCACTACCAAAAAACTTAATTTCTTACCTGAGTAACACAGATAAGCCCAAGTAAAAACAATATTGCACACACCCCCAGGGTTATAGGTAGTCTTAATTTTTTCATCACGCTGGGATTAATATCTTGAATGGTGGTTGTAAGTGTTTCTGCAAAGGAAGAAGTGAGTTTGAGCAGCAAAATTAAGAAAGGCAATGGTCATCTGAAAAGACATGAGTCACTTAAAACCCCACTTACCTACAATGGCAAACTGGGAGTCAAGGCCCAAAAGCACaagcatgaagaaaaacaagaaggacCACAGAGGAGAAACTGGTAACTGGGAGAGAGCCTCTGGGTAGGCTACAAAGGCCAGTTCAAACCCTGGAAAGCAGTGGAGAGAAGGATGTTATTGTCGTGCCTTGGCCAATGCAAGTCCCAATACCAACAGTGTGACCATCAGCCTACCTGATTCCACCACCTCTGAGACAGGCCTCTGAGACACAAATGCCATATGTCCCAGGATGGAGAATATTGCAAACCCAGCAAATACACTGGTGGCACAGTTGGTCACACAAACTAGAATGGCATCTGCATAGCAGTTGTTGTGGAACTTGTTGTATGAAGACAAAGCAACAAGCCCGCCCCACGCCACAGACAGGGAGTAAAATATCTGGGTGGCTGCATCTTTCCAaacctgccaaaaaaaaaaaaaaaaagaacatgagAATTGCTGTATTACTTATAGTATTTATCATAAACATTGAAGTCTGTCCAACATTGAAGCtcaaggatattttttttcattcagccTGTGTATCTAATTCTATTTCATATGAATTTTAGGGAGGATAGAATATAGCATGCTGGTGACCTTGCAGTCTCAATCACAAACAGTATCTCTATGGTGTCTAAAGGTCACATCCCAAGCATGTTGCCAAATACTTAAATCTTAGTGGGCTAGCCCTGAAGAAAAGATTAGATTTGTTCACATAGGTGAATTGCTGAGATATGAATCTTGGCACAGAGACAACAAATAAGGACAACCAGGACTGGCTGCAGGAGTGAGAACTTCCATGTAGCCTCCCACTTGTGTGACCCAAACAAACCACTCCTGCCTCTGATGTAGCCCCTCAGCTAGTGCCAAGCACTCATATAAATACCACAAATAAATATCACACCTAATAGTTGCTTTTGATAGAACTGCAATAATATTGGCACAAGCCAGAACAAAGAAAGTTCTGGCTTTCTTTGCATGAGGTGCCCTTCCTGGTCCACCTAATTACCCAAGGTAATTTCCCAGGCAAGGCATGGCCTGAATTTCAAAATCAGGGATCCCTTCAGCATTATGATAAAGTCCCTTAAAATTATCAGCAAGAACTTTCTCAGCAGATCTCACTAAGATTAAACTCCAGCATGATCCCCAAGAACTGTTTAGAAGCAATAGCACAGTTCTCATCACTGGTGcggcagggagggggaaggaggtgACTGTCTTTCAATTTGAGAGTAGCTGGAATAGGCGCTTGGACTTTTTACACAGCCAGCTGCTGATACAAAATACAGGGCAGGACCTGAAGCACCTGACTggataaaaaagaagaaagccaCATAACCAGGAAAGTGTGTCACACTTCTGGGGCTGAACTTCCTCTCACCTCTGCCTCCATCAGCTTGGTGATGTTGGACTCTTTCCCAATGTAGTACTCGATGCCATCCAAAGCACCTTCCAGGGTGGCACCTCGCACCAACAGGACGAGCAGGATGACATATGGGAAGAGTGCAGTAAAGTAGACAACCTGCAGAaagatgggcagggacacactTTAGGTGTGAGGGGATCCACAGACTTTCGTGCAGGAAGACTGGACAGGCTTTAGGCTAAGGTCTGCTggtacaaaagaaaaacaggcaaCCAGAGAAATGAACACATGCCAACCACCAAACCATCTGGCTTAGCCGGTTCTGGAGCTGCAttccagcagaagcagaaggCCCGAGCCACCTATCCACTTTTGAGATAGCACTTGACCAGtttaagaaatgcatttttctggcATGATTTACTGCTGTAGGTCTGGATTCAACTAGCCCAGATGTCTCTTGCCAGGCAGTGCTTCTAGCAAGTGCAAGCTGAAAGCCAGGAAAAACTAGGTGACCAGGGTGGAATTATCTCCTGATGAGCTCCCTACTACTCCCCCCGACcacccctcaaaaaaaaagccaaaacaaaatttttttttttaaagtcactgTTCTGGAAGCTTTCTTTGCTGGAGCAAGGACTTTTAGGTTCTCTCAGACACAGTTCTATTCTGTTGTACTAGCACAATGGGACCAAGGCCAGCAGTACAGTTATTGTCACACAGGCTACGTTCAACAATGCTCTGGTTTCTTGAATCTTAGTTTCAGTGTTATTCAGATAGGTAATTGACCCAGGACTGCTGGCTCCACCAAGCCAGAGGATTGTGCCATTGTGTGGTGAGTTTGACATTTCCAAAGACTTCCTTCATGCTTGCCTAGAACAATTCTCTCTGCCTTTCATCTGTCTTGCTCCTGCCCAGCTAGATTCTTCCAAGTCTCACCTTACTCTCCGAAGAAAATTGTCTTtgtgccagaaaaaaaatgacaacagGAAGAGCAACTGCCAGGAACCCAAAGAACATGAGATTAAGAGCCATGCAGCCAAATAATTGAGGCTGGGAAAGCACAGACACTCCACCCCAAAGCACTGAAACAAGGACAGAAAGCTCCAAATAGAAGCAAAACAGGAGGAGACATCACACTGAGcggaggaaaggagaagaacCAAAGAAAGGCACAatgacaaaaggaaaagggggggaaaaatctGTGCAGAGAAAGTGAATAAAAGAGCAAAGGAACAGAGACTGAAGATGTAAATGATGGAGATGCAACACGAAGGTGAGAAAAGAGTAtgagaaggaagaaacaaaaccaagaaaaggGTCTCAGGTGAGGAAGGATGAAATTCAGCCTGCCTGAAGTCAGCCTAGCCCAAGAAAAACTCCAGAAAACCATGCTGCAGCTTGTGGAAATGGGAGCTCAGCAGAGACagattctgaaaacaaacatctAAGTACCTTGTCCCTACAACTAATTTCAACTCTTGGGAACAAACAACATTTCACAATCTGCCAGaaacctgcacacacacacctgttCACAGCACCTGACCTGTATGGTCCAACCATCTCAACCAGACTGGAAGTACAAAATAATCACCGGGTGTTCCCAGGGCGTGTGCCCATGTGTGCCATCACATGGACGCTTCCATCACACAGCCCAGGCAACGGCTAAAACTCAGCTGGAATCACTGGCACAACAGCAAGATTCCAAAATACAGGGCAGCCCAGTGGAGTGGAGGCCCAGGAGTGAAGTAATGGCTGTGTAATCAGCACCTTACTCATATTTTATGTAACAGTTATgaagctgaggagcaggagggaagccaaatgctgagcccagcagaggggGGTGTGTTAGGACTGCATCCTGCCTTGTGCTAAACTTCCCTGGGTCCAGCTGACATTGGGAGGGCAGAATCAGGCCAAAAGTCATCTCCCTGGCCTTCCTAACATACCTTTCCAGAAGATTTGATTCCTTTATACAGGGCAGCTGCAACAATTATCCAGGcgaggaggaggcagagagcCAGGTACCAGACGATCCTGCCGGTCTCGTCCAGCCCACTCGAGCGCTGCAGAGCCACTTTGCTGAAAGCACACGATGCTCCCGTGAggaggggatggcagcagcacacaaaCCTCACACACCTCCTCTTCAGCTACTTCTCCAGAAAAAgtgagctgctgtgtgaggCTATTACAAGACTCTGCAGCCTCTTCCAAGAGTGTGCAGTTAGAATTGCATGATTGGCAATGAGAAACTGTATAGttaactgcattttttccttcttctcgAAGCCTACCAGCTCTCATCTCTCCATACATCTCCTGTAAGACCCACCTAAGATATTCTGTGTTAATCATGAAATTCTGACAGGAAAAGAAGAGCCCAAAAGAATCAGTTTCCAGGAACCCAGGGAACACGAGGCAAATTGAGACTGTGGGGCAATAAAGAAATGGCAATTTTATAACACGCCCAGATTCAGAATAAGGTGAATATATTTTACACAGTAACTCCcgagaaaaagaaaagtatatgCTATGTGTAAAGATGCCAAGTAGTGCCTACCAGGACTCCAGAGAAGAGGACTTCTATAAATGGGAGTATTTTTCAATTGGTTAACAGTTG encodes the following:
- the SLC6A14 gene encoding sodium- and chloride-dependent neutral and basic amino acid transporter B(0+); protein product: MGMLSLPGFLSCGKKKDFSLTYERDASCTDENVERGNWANKSEYLLSLVGYAVGLGNVWRFPYLAYQNGGGAFLIPYTVMLALTGLPLFFMECSLGQFASLGPVSAWRMLPLFQGVGITMVVLSTFVTVYYNVIIAYALYYLFASFQKVLPWSECFSWADEFCSKTRIVNDCNTTFHGNIIRANYSFVAANNLTCINGTISYKPVQFPSEQYWNKVALQRSSGLDETGRIVWYLALCLLLAWIIVAAALYKGIKSSGKVVYFTALFPYVILLVLLVRGATLEGALDGIEYYIGKESNITKLMEAEVWKDAATQIFYSLSVAWGGLVALSSYNKFHNNCYADAILVCVTNCATSVFAGFAIFSILGHMAFVSQRPVSEVVESGFELAFVAYPEALSQLPVSPLWSFLFFFMLVLLGLDSQFAIVETLTTTIQDINPSVMKKLRLPITLGVCAILFLLGLICVTQAGIYWVNLIDHFCAGWGLLISGALEIIGIVYIYGGKRFIEDIEMMIGKKSNSFWLWWKICWFFITPVLLIAVLVWSLTTFSNPTYGSVVYPAWGNILGWCMIICSVIWIPIVAIVKILKAEGNFLERLVSCCRPTANWGPYLERHRGERYSHMADPKNKEHEIPTVSAIVYKRR